The genomic region GTAATGAATAAGTTAAGAATTTTTGGTAGGCTTAATCCAAGGAATAAAATAACAAAACTGTACAATTTTTCTTTTGTTGGATTTAACAAATGATGTAAATTCACACTATATATATTCGACATTTTAAACTACTGTTAATCCTATGAGCATTGTAGCATAAAATAAGAATTTGACACTGCCCTTAAGCAATGTCAAACAAATCTAATTCTTCAGTTCGCCTTAATATACTCGATCATTTTCGGCGTTAGCAGTGGTGCAATCTGCGGAAGCATGTTAGGCATGAGATTCTCCATTGCAGCGGGCATGAGGTCAGGCATTTGTTCCTTCATGTAATCCGGCATTGGGACTCTCTTTTCAACAGCTTTGAGCATCTTTGGCATGACTTTTGGCATCAGTGAAGGCATGAGCATAGGCATCATTTTCGGCATCATCGGTTTCATGAGTGCATTCATGCCGGGTACATACTTCACCGTCTTCATCATTGCCTGCATGTAGGATGGCATGGCTCCGATCATATCAGGGAGCAGTTCAACCATCATGTCGGTCATGTTCTCAGGTTCCATCAGGTCGATCATTTTCTCAAAGACTGCCCATGCAGCAAGAGCATCATTGGTTGTGTCAGGTATGTCATATCCAAGACTGCGTGCTGCAAGTGCACCTAAGTCCTGAATCTCCACGTTGACATCATTCTCCCTTGCAGCTACCCTGAACTGGACAACACAGCACGGACAGAGAGCAGCCATAATATCAGCGTCCTGGTCAACAGCTTCCTGCAAACGGACATTTCCAATCTTTGATGCGATCTGCGGCTCATCAATAAGAGTCACAACAGAACCACAGCAGAGAGCTTTCTCACGGTTGTGCTCCATTTCCTTAAATTCAACACCTGGGATTGCCTTAAGCAGTTCACGTGGAGCATCATATACTCCTGCACCTGCTCTGCCGATGTGACATGAGTCATGCCATGCAACAGTCTTGTTCAGTGGCACCTTGAACTTCGGTTTGAGCACATCCAGCTTATCCATAAGCACTTCAGAATAATGCCTTGCCTCAATATCAAAATCCATTCCAAGCTTCTCAGCCCACTGTGGATAGATCGTCCTCCACATAAGCAGACATGCAGGACATGAAGTTACAACGGTCTTTGCACCTGCTTTCTGCATATTGGCAATATTCATTTTCAGGATTCTCTCAAACACATCCCACTTTCCGGCAACAAGCATGGGTATACCACAGCATGCTTCCTTATCACCAAGGGTTGTGAACTCAATTCCTGCCTCATCAAGCAGCCTTGCAGTTCCCACAGCAACATCCTTCTCAACAAAGGAGGCAGTACATCCTGCAAAGTAAGCAATTTCTGCCTTATCCTTTATTTTAGGCCTGAGATCATCAGGTATCCACTTATCCCTGTCAACCCTGTAATTCGCCCAGATGTTCCTCTGGTTGTCCAGACTCTGAGCCATGATTTCAAACGGAGGGATTGTCATCATACCTCTCTTCTGGACTAAATTCTCTCTCAGTGTCATCCACGAGCGTTCAATTGGCAGGTCAAGCTGACAATAATAGTCACACATTTCACAGGTTGTACATGCAAGGAATGTGTCAACCTGTTCCTGGTCAAGGGGCATTTTTCCTGCAAGGTATTCCTTAATGAAGAACCACTTTCCACGAGGCGACTGTGATTCCCAGCCACGACCGTAGTACTGGTCACATTCGTTAACACAATAACCGCACTGCGCGCAGGTGAATGCATGTGATATGATATCCCCGGGCAGTCCTTTTTCATCCTTGAATTCCTGGTGCCCTACTCCACACATGTTTCCGACCATACGTGCCATTGGCTCGAATGTTTTTGCCATGGAAAGTCCTGTATTAATCATGGATTTGCCTGTCATTGTTTCAGGGTTCATGATGTCATCAGGGTCAACATCTTTCTTGAATTCCTTTATGAGTTTGAACCGGTCCCTGTAAACCTTCTCAGCCTGACTTGCAAAATAAAGGCCGGAAGCGTAAATCCTTCCGCCATTCTCCTCTGCTATTTTTACAATACTCAGGGCAAGCGGGAAGGCAAGATTGTATTTAAAAGACCTTTCCGAGTGAGGCATGAAACAGAGCATGATGGCTTCTTCGCCTTTGGTGACCATTCCTTCAACAAGGACAGGCAAACCAATTTTCTTCTCAATTTCATTGAAAATAGTATCTATTTTGTCAACAGGAACAACAACTTCAGCCGGAATGAATGAAGGACCAAGCCTCTTCACTTTCATTGACCTGAACCATTCCTGTGTTTCATGCTCGGCAATTTCATCTGGCAGTATCTCTCCGCCAGCTTCTTTTACAATACTTTCAAGGGCGCTTACGTCTCTTGATACAGGATAAGCGAAATTGCAGATGTAGGAAAGCGGCAGTTCCGGCCTGTGTTCATCCACTGTTTCTCCGTAGTGTGTTTTGTACGGAGCTTTGTTCTTCATATCAGCCCACTGCGGGTTTAAGAATGAGATTGCCCATACCGGGACTTTTTTCTCCCCGACCATCTTGATAGCCTTTTTCATTGAAGATGCATCAGGGAATTTTGCAGAGATTGCTCCAGTCTTTTCGTATTTCCTGAGTTTCAGGGTAATTTGCGTAATAATTCCGGTGGCTCCAAAGGTTCCGATTATCTTTCCCAGTTCCTCACCTGAGAAATCATTCACTTCACCATTTGGAAGGACAACCCTTGCAGATTCCATAGTGTCCTGTGACCAGCCGTATTCGTAACTTCCATAGCCCACACCATTCTGGGCAAGCCAGCCACCAACGGTTGCAGACATTGCACTTGAAGGTACAGCCTGTACTGCAAGTCCTTCCTCGTTGAGCTTTTCCTCCAGGTTGTACCACACGGCACCTGCTCCCACGGTAACTCTGAGATTATCCTTGTCAAGATTGATTATATGTCTCATGGGAGTTACATCGGCAATAATTCCTCCTTTTGTAGGAATGATTCCACCGTACCCGGATGAGGCTCCTGCTCTTGGAACAACAGGAATTTTGTATTTACGTGCAAAATTAATAAGTTCAACAGCTTTTTCTTCATTCTTTACTTTTACAATTGCTGCGGGCTTGGACTTACCCACCATTGTTTTTATGAGTGAAGGTAATGCTCCCACATCATGTGTGTAAAAGTGTCTTTCCTTGTCTTTGAAATTGACCCCTCTGCCAAAAATATCGGAGAGTTCCTTTTTTTGTTGCTCACTTAGTTCAAATGTTGAATTTGCCATGATAAACCCCATAATATATATTGGATTCTTATATTTAAAATATTTTTAGAGACGTGTGATTATATGGTATCTCTATATGTCCCTATATATACTGACTTGAATACTTCCAAATAAACCTAAATTTAATCAGTTCCATAAGAACAATTATATTGATTACTGAATATCTTTAAGGTGGGATAATGTATGGATTTGCCTGACCACAAAACAAAGATCGTATGTACAATCGGCCCTGCAACCTCATCTCCGGAAATGATCAGGGAGCTCATTATTGCCGGAATGAATGTTGCCCGTCTGAACTTTTCTCATGGTGATATGGATGACCATCGCAAACTTATCAAGAGGATCAGGGATGCTGCTGATGAACTTAATCAGGTGGTTGCAATCATGGCGGATCTCCCGGGTCCGAAAATCAGGGTTGGTGTAATTGAAAATGAACCCATGATATTGAGAAAAAATGACCGGATTACTTTAACTACAAAGGATATTCTTGGAAAGGATTCAGTGATTCCTGTTCAGTATAAACAGATTGCAGATAGTGTTTTACCAGGCAGTCCGATTTATCTTAGTGATGGTTTTATTCAGCTCAATTGTGATGCAATAGAAAATGAGGATATTCATTGTAAAGTCGTTGTAGGCGGTCCGCTTTTCTCTAAAAAAGGTATTAATCTGCCCGGTTCAAAGATATATGTAAGTCCGATAACGGGAAAGGATCTTGAAATTATAGATTTTGCCTTGAAAGAAGGTATTAGCATATTCTGTCTTTCTTTTATAGAATCCAGAGATGATGTTGTACAGGCACGCAACTATATTGAATCAAAAGGGAAAACAGCATTCCTTGTTTCAAAAATAGAACGTGAACAGGCAGTGAAGAATATTGATTCTATCTTGCAGGAGACCGATGCTATAATGGTAGCACGTGGTGATCTTGGAGTGGAGGTTCCTATTGAGGAAGTTCCTATCATACAAAAGAAGATCATCCACAAAGCAAACCTTCTCAGCAAACCGGTAATTACTGCCACGCAAATGCTTGAGTCGATGATAAGTAACATCCGTCCTACAAGAGCTGAAGCAACAGATGTGGCAAATGCAATAATAGACGGCACAGATGCAGTTATGCTGTCTGGAGAAACTGCAGTAGGAAAATATCCTGTTGAAACAGTAAAGATGATGGCTACAATTGCAAAATCAACGGAAAAATGGCGTGATCACACCACTCTTGGGCTTGAGTTAATGACAAAAGCAATACATAAAATGAATCCGACTATCGAGGATGTAATCTCTATACAGGTCAATGAAGCTCTTCGCAGTCTCCCGGTTCGTTACGTAATAACTCCTACTGTATCCGGAAAAACTTCACGTTTGATATCCCGGTTCCGGCCAAATGTCTGGATATTGGCATTCAGCCGCAATTCACTGACGTGTGAACAGCTTACCTTGCAGTATGCGGTTTATCCTGTATTTGTCATATTGAAAGTCCATGAATGGGAAGCTACAATCATGGATTCCCTTAAAAGGCTGGGAAATATTGAACCTGGGGATCTGGTTCTTTTAACACAGGGGCAGGTTCCTGGTGGTGGTAGATCCGGTGGCACTAATTTCCTGAAGTTTATTGTTGCTGAATGATTTTTTTGTCAATTTGTAAATTCAGTTTCCAAAAACATAAATATAGTTAGCAAAATAGTATATTTTGCACGTTTGCACGTATTGGGTGTTGGGAAAATGGAAAAACTCCATATTTTTTCAAGATTAGCGCTGTTTTTGTTCATATTTAGCATGTTCTTTGTTCCCATCGTAAGCTGTGAGCCGGATGAATCTCATAGCTACCGGATTGCCGTTCTTTCGATTTACGAAGATAAAGATTTTACTAAACAGGCATGGATGCCGGTAGTTGATTATCTGTCAGATAGTATTCCAAACTCCAGTTTTGAGATTGTTCCTCTTGAATATGATGAGTTTTCCCCTAAATTGGAAACAGATAACATCGATTTCTTTTATTGCAACCCTTTACTCTACGTGGAAATGGCACGTGCCCATGGGGCCAGCAGGATAGCAACATTCCAGCCAGAATGGAACAACACATCATATATTGGTCTGGGAGGAACTATTTTTACAAGTGCTGACAGAACTGATATCAATTCCCTGCAGGACTTAAAAGGCAATTCATTCATGGCTGTAAGTGAAAATTCCTTAGGAGGATATCTGGCTGCAAAAGGAGAATTCCATCTGAATGGAATAAACAACAATGATTTCAGCGAGATGACCTTTGGCAATTCCCAGAGAAATACGGTATTTTCTGTAATTGAAGGAGATACCGATGCCGGTACTGTCCGGACAGGTTTTCTGGAATATATGATAGAAGAAGGGAGCATAGACACAGATGACATCAAAATCCTGAACAAGAAAGAATATGATGATTATCCGTTTTCAGCCAGCACTGCACTTTACCCGGATTGGGTTTTTGCAAAGACAGCATCAACATCTGATGAAGTTTCAAAAAGCATGGCAATAGCCCTGCTGACCATGCCTGCGGACAGTGAAGCAGCAATTTCTATAGGTGCTAGTGGCTGGACAGTTCCGGCAGATTACAACACTGTGGCTGTCCTCATGCGTGATCTCAGATATGGAATGTATGCTGACTACGGAAAAATAACTCTTAAGGATGCATTCATCCAGCATTGGTATATTCTGGGATTCATAATTCTGATTTTTGTCCTTTTTTCAGTCCATTCACGCTGGATGCATGACAAGAAAGAGAAATCCCAACTTGAATCATCAAACAGGATCAAGGATCTCTTCACAGACATTATGAGACATGACCTGATGAACCCGGTAAATGTAATCAGAGGTTTTAGCGATGTACTTTATGCAGAAGAGATTGATCTTGAAAAAAAGGAATCTTTAAAGATGATATGTGGCCAGACTGATCATCTGGCCGCAATGATAAGTTCTGCTGCAAAACTTGCTAAACTTGAATCTGATAAAGAGATAGAGTTTAAGTCCCAGGATATCGGTTTAATACTGCATTCGGTTGTTGACGGTTTTTCACACGAGTTTTCAAAGAAAGGAATCAATCTGGTCTATGAAAATGGAACTGAATATTATTCACGTGTCAATGATGTAATTGAAGATGTTTTTTCCAATATTGTCTCTAATTCTTTGAAGTACAGTCCTGCTGGCAGCACAATTTCTATTTCTGTCCGGGACAATGATAAATTCTGGAAAATAATGGTTGCTGATGAAGGCGATGGTATTGCGGATGATGTAAAGCCATTCATTTTTGACAGGTTCCAGCGTGCTGATAAGAAAGGTGTAAAAGGAACCGGTCTTGGACTTGCTATTGTAAAAAGAATCGTTGAGATCCACAAAGGTAGCGTAGGTGTTGAGGATAACCCGAAAGGAAAAGGTTCTGTTTTCTGGGTCACGCTGGAAAAAGCATAACTCTGGCAGAACAGCTTTAGTTTTTATACACCAATTATCCGTCTATCTTACGCATAACAATTGAACCGTCACGCATGTGAACTTCAACGTACTTTTCTTTTTCCTTATCCGGTTCATATTTGTTATAGAGCATAGATTCAACTCTTCCTGCATCCATAAGTTCTCTTATAAGGCTGCTATCTTCTCCTTTCATTCTGGATTTTGCAGCAGGAGGGCTGGTTTTCGACTTGTTCTTACTGTAGATAGCACCGCCTTCCATTCCGGCACCTATGAACCCTTTAGCGTTCAGGAAAATGAGCTTCCCATTTTTCATGTAAGCTCCGGCAAACTCTCCGACCTCTCCGTGAACGACAACAGTTCCACCTTTAAGATGTGAACCTGTGTTCATACCGGCATTTCCATTAACTATAACTGTAGCTTTCCTGGCAAGCATTGCTGTTCCGTTGTAGGCGTCACCTTCAATGATAACCTTTGAATCACAGTTACATCGTGCAGCCACGGTTCCTCTGTGAACTCCATCTTTCAGAATCAATGTATTTTCAGTTTCATCGAACTCGTTGTTAATGATTTCATCACTGCCGGTTCCGTTACATAGTATATCTGTAATTGAGCGGAATTTTCTGTATTCAGCAACATCGCTGACAAGTTCCACAATATTTCCAACTGGATATTCGATATCACCTTTGACATACAGTGTGCCGGAAACCATTCCCATTCCAGCTTCAGGTCCGACATTTCCATCAACGAATATTCTGCCTGCTTTCTCAATTTCCCCGTTTCCGCCAAGATGTTTGATATCAGCACCAAGGCTGTAGGCGAAATTCGATCCTACATTTCCGGTTATTCGTACCTCTCCACCTGACTTTAGTTCATTGACAATATTCCTGTATGTGAAGGTAGTACCGTTCTGTTTGGGTATAAGGGAATCAGGATTCAGGCTGTTATTGTGCCAGTAAAAATTGAAAGTATAGTCGCAGATATAATCTGCAGTTCCTTCAAGGGAAATCTCGATTGCCATAATCTCATCCGTGAATAAGCCGTGGCAGGCATTTTGTGCAGACCCAGAGACTTTCCATGTTATGCCTGACTGGCATGAGGTAGTTATCCTGTTCACCGCAGCCGCAGCTGAAACACTTGATTGAAACATCTGTTGTCTTTGGCTGGGATTCGGCTTTTCTCAGGTCAAAAGGAATAGCTTCTCTTTCCTCAATTGTGATTGCACCTTCTGGGCAGACCCCGATGCAGAATCCCATTCCGTCACAAAGTTCTTCTGCAACAACTTTTGCTTTGCCGTTTATTATTTGTATAGCACCTTCGGCACATGGTGAAACACACTTTCCACAACCAGTGCATTTCTCTTCATCTATCTTAACTATCAGTCTCTTTGCCATGTTTCTCTCTCCTGATATTCTCCTCTTATTCTAATGATGCGTTCCTTCAATAAGCCTGATTCCAGCATCTTCAACTGTCTTTTTTATCTCATCAATATGTGGGCATTTCGGATAATTTTCCATTTGCATGCATGAGCTCAGGTGTATTACGTCAACACCACGTTTCTTTAGTGATTTGAGCAGGCGGTAAACTCTTCTGCCGGAACATCCACCGCAGGTGAAAAATGCAACCATTTCGGCGTTCTCATCGTACTCTTTAAAGTGCATGCTTCTTTTGTTGAATGCCATGAAGCATCCCACGCCAGGACATGCTTCTGATACGATGTCGCATCTGATTACTGCAATTTTTGTTGGAGGTTTAATATCTTCGATAATACCAGCTCCGTTTTTCAAGATTTAAGACTTAAGATTGTAAGAATTAATAGTAAAAATAAGAAAAAACAGGGGATATCCCCTGAAGAAAATTTACTCAATTAATTTAAAGACCGATTTCTTCCTTGAACTTGTCAAGGCCGATTTCGTCAATTACTCTTCCAAGACGGTGCTTTGAACCGTGTGCCTTGGTGAATGTTACGATCTTGTCAACAAGAGTCATAACTTCATCATCTGAAAGTTCGTCTGCGATTACTTCTGCGAGCCTTGGTTTGAGTGCTGCATTACCGCCTACCATGACAGTGTATCCCTTTGGTGTTCCCATGATACCAATGTCTTTGATTGCAGGTTCTGAGCATGAGTTTGCACATCCGGAAACAGCCATCTTGAATTTGCATGGAAGTTCCATTCCGTGATATTTCTCATCGAGCTTAAGTCCAAGTCCTACTGCGTCCTGCTGTCCACGCTTACAGAATGTGGTACCCGGGCAGATCTTGATACTTCTAACACAAAGTCCAATGGCAGCTCCTGGTTTAATTCCAAGGTCATCCCATGCGCCATCGATGTCATCTTCTTTAAGTCCTACGATACAAACTCTCTGGGATGAAGT from Methanolobus tindarius DSM 2278 harbors:
- a CDS encoding GltB/FmdC/FwdC-like GXGXG domain-containing protein — protein: MAIEISLEGTADYICDYTFNFYWHNNSLNPDSLIPKQNGTTFTYRNIVNELKSGGEVRITGNVGSNFAYSLGADIKHLGGNGEIEKAGRIFVDGNVGPEAGMGMVSGTLYVKGDIEYPVGNIVELVSDVAEYRKFRSITDILCNGTGSDEIINNEFDETENTLILKDGVHRGTVAARCNCDSKVIIEGDAYNGTAMLARKATVIVNGNAGMNTGSHLKGGTVVVHGEVGEFAGAYMKNGKLIFLNAKGFIGAGMEGGAIYSKNKSKTSPPAAKSRMKGEDSSLIRELMDAGRVESMLYNKYEPDKEKEKYVEVHMRDGSIVMRKIDG
- a CDS encoding FAD-binding and (Fe-S)-binding domain-containing protein, producing MANSTFELSEQQKKELSDIFGRGVNFKDKERHFYTHDVGALPSLIKTMVGKSKPAAIVKVKNEEKAVELINFARKYKIPVVPRAGASSGYGGIIPTKGGIIADVTPMRHIINLDKDNLRVTVGAGAVWYNLEEKLNEEGLAVQAVPSSAMSATVGGWLAQNGVGYGSYEYGWSQDTMESARVVLPNGEVNDFSGEELGKIIGTFGATGIITQITLKLRKYEKTGAISAKFPDASSMKKAIKMVGEKKVPVWAISFLNPQWADMKNKAPYKTHYGETVDEHRPELPLSYICNFAYPVSRDVSALESIVKEAGGEILPDEIAEHETQEWFRSMKVKRLGPSFIPAEVVVPVDKIDTIFNEIEKKIGLPVLVEGMVTKGEEAIMLCFMPHSERSFKYNLAFPLALSIVKIAEENGGRIYASGLYFASQAEKVYRDRFKLIKEFKKDVDPDDIMNPETMTGKSMINTGLSMAKTFEPMARMVGNMCGVGHQEFKDEKGLPGDIISHAFTCAQCGYCVNECDQYYGRGWESQSPRGKWFFIKEYLAGKMPLDQEQVDTFLACTTCEMCDYYCQLDLPIERSWMTLRENLVQKRGMMTIPPFEIMAQSLDNQRNIWANYRVDRDKWIPDDLRPKIKDKAEIAYFAGCTASFVEKDVAVGTARLLDEAGIEFTTLGDKEACCGIPMLVAGKWDVFERILKMNIANMQKAGAKTVVTSCPACLLMWRTIYPQWAEKLGMDFDIEARHYSEVLMDKLDVLKPKFKVPLNKTVAWHDSCHIGRAGAGVYDAPRELLKAIPGVEFKEMEHNREKALCCGSVVTLIDEPQIASKIGNVRLQEAVDQDADIMAALCPCCVVQFRVAARENDVNVEIQDLGALAARSLGYDIPDTTNDALAAWAVFEKMIDLMEPENMTDMMVELLPDMIGAMPSYMQAMMKTVKYVPGMNALMKPMMPKMMPMLMPSLMPKVMPKMLKAVEKRVPMPDYMKEQMPDLMPAAMENLMPNMLPQIAPLLTPKMIEYIKAN
- the pyk gene encoding pyruvate kinase; this encodes MDLPDHKTKIVCTIGPATSSPEMIRELIIAGMNVARLNFSHGDMDDHRKLIKRIRDAADELNQVVAIMADLPGPKIRVGVIENEPMILRKNDRITLTTKDILGKDSVIPVQYKQIADSVLPGSPIYLSDGFIQLNCDAIENEDIHCKVVVGGPLFSKKGINLPGSKIYVSPITGKDLEIIDFALKEGISIFCLSFIESRDDVVQARNYIESKGKTAFLVSKIEREQAVKNIDSILQETDAIMVARGDLGVEVPIEEVPIIQKKIIHKANLLSKPVITATQMLESMISNIRPTRAEATDVANAIIDGTDAVMLSGETAVGKYPVETVKMMATIAKSTEKWRDHTTLGLELMTKAIHKMNPTIEDVISIQVNEALRSLPVRYVITPTVSGKTSRLISRFRPNVWILAFSRNSLTCEQLTLQYAVYPVFVILKVHEWEATIMDSLKRLGNIEPGDLVLLTQGQVPGGGRSGGTNFLKFIVAE
- a CDS encoding nitrite/sulfite reductase domain-containing protein; its protein translation is MAKDLLEKGAILQRDQETYAIAPHLPGGVVSAEQLRKIADVAEKYGAATLKVTSSQRVCIVGLKEDDIDGAWDDLGIKPGAAIGLCVRSIKICPGTTFCKRGQQDAVGLGLKLDEKYHGMELPCKFKMAVSGCANSCSEPAIKDIGIMGTPKGYTVMVGGNAALKPRLAEVIADELSDDEVMTLVDKIVTFTKAHGSKHRLGRVIDEIGLDKFKEEIGL
- a CDS encoding ATP-binding protein, with amino-acid sequence MAKRLIVKIDEEKCTGCGKCVSPCAEGAIQIINGKAKVVAEELCDGMGFCIGVCPEGAITIEEREAIPFDLRKAESQPKTTDVSIKCFSCGCGEQDNYLMPVRHNMESLWVCTKCLPRLIHG
- a CDS encoding sensor histidine kinase, with protein sequence MEKLHIFSRLALFLFIFSMFFVPIVSCEPDESHSYRIAVLSIYEDKDFTKQAWMPVVDYLSDSIPNSSFEIVPLEYDEFSPKLETDNIDFFYCNPLLYVEMARAHGASRIATFQPEWNNTSYIGLGGTIFTSADRTDINSLQDLKGNSFMAVSENSLGGYLAAKGEFHLNGINNNDFSEMTFGNSQRNTVFSVIEGDTDAGTVRTGFLEYMIEEGSIDTDDIKILNKKEYDDYPFSASTALYPDWVFAKTASTSDEVSKSMAIALLTMPADSEAAISIGASGWTVPADYNTVAVLMRDLRYGMYADYGKITLKDAFIQHWYILGFIILIFVLFSVHSRWMHDKKEKSQLESSNRIKDLFTDIMRHDLMNPVNVIRGFSDVLYAEEIDLEKKESLKMICGQTDHLAAMISSAAKLAKLESDKEIEFKSQDIGLILHSVVDGFSHEFSKKGINLVYENGTEYYSRVNDVIEDVFSNIVSNSLKYSPAGSTISISVRDNDKFWKIMVADEGDGIADDVKPFIFDRFQRADKKGVKGTGLGLAIVKRIVEIHKGSVGVEDNPKGKGSVFWVTLEKA
- a CDS encoding CGGC domain-containing protein; translation: MKNGAGIIEDIKPPTKIAVIRCDIVSEACPGVGCFMAFNKRSMHFKEYDENAEMVAFFTCGGCSGRRVYRLLKSLKKRGVDVIHLSSCMQMENYPKCPHIDEIKKTVEDAGIRLIEGTHH